The stretch of DNA TAACATCACACAAATtaacctagctagctcctaagccTCATCGTCGgcaacatcataatctacctcgggattgtacaggtcaagaaaacaagtagcCCAGCTGTTTCGCAGTTCATACAGCTCCTCCTCGGTTAATGACGTGGGATCATCGAACACCTACAATACATATACATGATCAAGTTATTCATACTACATGATCTAAAAAAATGCAATAATCCAAACAGAATGCAGGAAGCGACAAACAGCAGCAGTTCCCAGGTACGGCGTTCGGCGGAAAAAATAACAACTACTCAACCAGATTTCTAGTACAATTAAAATTTCTAGTGTGCAGAAAATCAGATACAGATTTCAATTTACATAAGTTGAAGCTTCATGTCCAACTTTTTCTAGACAAAACAGTTCAATCTCATGGCCAAATTCATGGCACTATCTTGTGAAtgtgaaaaacaaacaaatagtgAAGACTCTCCCAGTAAGAGGGAAGTCTGTCAAGTAGCGGCTTCAGCAGAATGCAGCTAATGAAACTACAAGTGACAACACAGTCCTACACAGCTAGGAAACTACACAGCTAATGCAGAATGCAGAAGTACTAATCAGGCAAATAGGCAAATACTTATATATGCAGAATGGGTCGTAGACACTAACGTTCGGCCCGACTAATGCAGAATGCAGGAAACTGCAGAAAACCATATATGCAGAAAAAAAGCGgcaatcaagaaaaaaaataatacctcCATCCAATTCTTTGTAATACTAGCGGTGACAATGTCAAGCATGTTCTTCGTTACATAATATCCACAGTCATTACCGTTAGGTTGTCGCCTTGTCTACATATAAACGACATTTAGttaatacataaataaatatcaatcaTGTGTTATGaacgtaaataaatattaaaatttacaccACACTTACTTTGGGAAAAATCCATGTAGCCTTCTTTCTATTACCAAAAGTTGTCAATTGATGAACTTTAAAAGCactagaaaaatttaaaaatcaacaaaGTTTTAATAGGCAGTAAGTGGACGAACAGAGGCAAACCAAAGgcaaactaattaaaataataacttactctttaaaaaaattcctcGCTGCCTCAGGTATCTTACGGTGTAATGAACAAAGACAAACTATAACATTGTCCTTAGGACACATAATTATTAATTGCCAATGCCCGCTGTACACGTGAAAGAATGAGTTGAATCAAAACATTGTAATGAGGTGATGAAAGAATGAATAGCAAGTGAAGTAAATCAAAACTAAAGGTTTAAATAAGAGCTTACTCCAAAAGATGTGGTGCTAAGTAGCACACTTTGTTTAGATCACgcaaattattttgtatgtatTGTTTACCCGCCTTTTGAAGTGAAACTGGCTTTGATGCAAAACTCAATTGAACCGGGTCCAAACAATAAACGAAAGCATTGGTAGTATTTCCTTAACACGCACAAACAGACACACACACCCGCGCCGATATAGAAATACCTTGTCCTGCCCTCCAACATCCCAAACAGTGAAGCTGATGTTCTTATACGCCACAGTTTCCACATTAAACCCTACACAATACGATCTATAT from Trifolium pratense cultivar HEN17-A07 linkage group LG5, ARS_RC_1.1, whole genome shotgun sequence encodes:
- the LOC123885144 gene encoding uncharacterized protein LOC123885144 isoform X1, with translation MCPKDNVIVCLCSLHRKIPEAARNFFKDAFKVHQLTTFGNRKKATWIFPKTRRQPNGNDCGYYVTKNMLDIVTASITKNWMEVFDDPTSLTEEELYELRNSWATCFLDLYNPEVDYDVADDEA
- the LOC123885144 gene encoding uncharacterized protein LOC123885144 isoform X2, which produces MVEFCKLVLPKLGLGGFNVETVAYKNMLDIVTASITKNWMEVFDDPTSLTEEELYELRNSWATCFLDLYNPEVDYDVADDEA